The following nucleotide sequence is from Spirochaetota bacterium.
ACGCTCGGTCTCGTTCCCGCATGGTGCCCGTTCTCCGATCTTGAAAAGATGATATACCGCGGTCTTGCCGAAAAAGTGTTCACCCGCGCACGCGAGAGCGTTCGTCATGAGCCGAGCTCAAAGATGGACTGGGTCGCTATCGATGCCGAGCATCTGAAGCGCGTGTACGACGACATGGTGACATCGTACGGCGCGTCGGTATTATTTCACACATCGGTTTCCGCAGTAGAGGCCGCTCACGGAACAGTAAAGACGATAGTCGTTTCGAATAAGAGCGGGCTTTCCGCGTATCAAGCCGGCGTGTACATAGACTGCACCGGCGATGCGGATATCGCCGCGTGGGCGGGCGCTCAATTCCACCAGGGTGATACGAATGGGGAAACGATGCCTGCCACGCTCTGCATGCTCCTGTCGAACGTGGATGAATACGCGTACCGTTTCGGCGATAATCTCTACGCGGGTAATAAGAACAGCCCTGTCTATGCAATCGTGAACTCGGGGAAATATCCGCGCATCAAGGATACGCATATGTGCACGAACATCGTCGGACCCGGCACGGTCGGTCTTAACGCTGGTCATCTGTGGGATGTGGATGCAACCGACCCGGCGAGCGTATCGGCTGCGCTCATCGAGGGAAGAAAACTTGCCGCCGACATACGCAATGCGCTTGCGGAATATCATCCTGCGTTCAGGAACGCACACCTTGTGTCAACCGGCTCGCTCCTCGGCATACGCGAGAGCAGGCGCATCGTCGGCGATTACAATCTCACACTGGACGATTATCTTGCGCGCAGAAGTTTTGACGACGAGATATGCCGCAACAGCTATTTCATCGATATCCATACCGCAAAGGATGAGATCGAAAAGACAAAAACAGAGAATGTCGTTGAACATCGCTTCGAGCGGTACAAGAAGGGCGAATCGCACGGCGTGCCGTATCGCTCGCTTCTGCCGAAGGGGATTTTCAATGTCATCGTGGCGGGGCGATCGATATCATGTGATCGGATAGTGCAGGGGAGCGTGCGCGTCATGCCGGTATGTCTTGCCATGGGCGAAGCTGCGGGGGCCGCGGGTGCGATGGCGGTGAGAGCGAAGGGCGATGTGCATGCGGTCGATACGAAGAAACTCCGTGCGCGGCTGAAAGAAGAAGGCGCGTATCTGCCGTAGCTAGTGCATCGTGAACTTCAGCGTATACGTCTTTGATCGTTTTACACCGTGCTTGTCAGTCCGCTTGAGCGCAAAGGTGAACGGTTTACTCACATCCTTGATGCGTATCGTCGTTTCATACGGGAATGACCCGACGGATACGATCTCATCCGCGCCGCCCGATGCATACTTCACCGCAAGCTCGCCCTCGGTCATGTCCGTATTGATGAAGGCATCGTAGTAGTCGTTCATGGGGTGCGCGATGAGCGCCGCCTGCACGCGTCCGCCGAAACCGCTGTCCGTTTCGCGCAGGAACGATGCGGTGTCATTCGCAGGCTTCTGTGCGCGTGCGGAGAGGTCGATCATACCGGTGATCTTTGTGCCGGGGAAGGAGAGCGCGCATACGCCCTGCGGCGAAAGGGTGACGCTTACCGAGCCGTTCTTCATCGATGCTATGGTCTGCGGTCCATTGTCCGATATCACCTTGACCGGCGCATCACGATGAGCGAGAGTAAGACCGTCGGAAAGCGATACGGTCATTACCGTCGGGCTGTTTTCTTCGTTCATTAAGAAAACATGGAACGCATTCTTACCGTATGCCGTGACATAATTGCATGCGTCCGAGGAAACGGAAATGAGCCCCTTTTTCAGCACAGGAAAGACCGAGTCGCCATAGAAAGTCCCCGCTTCATGTCCTATCATACGGTTGATGAACCACACATACCCCTGCTGGAGCACCGCCGGGAATTTCACTTTCCCGCCGGAGCGTACCTCCGCGCTCGTGAAGAGGAAATCGATGGTGAAGCCCAGATGCACCGGGATGTGGTGGTAATAGATGTCCGAGAGGTCCGGTCCCTTGAGCGGATAATCGGCCGCGCGTTCTGTTGTCGACATGAGATTGATGTAATAGCCCGGATAATTCATGAACTGCCCGAGTATGCCGTTACGCGCATAGACCCAGTAGCGTTTCTCTTTGGTAAGGCCGTAGAGGCGCATGAGATAGGCCGTCTCGCAGTTCTGCCGTATCGGGAAGAGCGGTGTTTCCGTATTCACATGATTGGACAGCGTGAAACCGCGGGCTATCGTGAACGGCTGCTCAATGCTCACGCCGAGCGGCGATACCACCCATGCGGGCACGGTCTCTTCGAGTATATCGTTCGGGTTCTTCAAGTATTTTTCCATCGGCGCAAGCGTGCTGATGTGCCCGGAGGAAAGATCGAGACTCGATAGATCGAAACCAAGACGAAAGAACGTCGAATCGTTCCACCATGTTGCAGGGCGGCTGAACTCCATGACGTCCCTGCGCTTCACGTCATACGTCGGCTGAAAGGGATACGGGTGAATGTAGAGCGTGGTGAGGAGCGTATCCGCAGCCACCTTCGCCGCTTCGAGCACGGCCGCATCCTTCGTTTCCTCGTACATATCGACGAGCGCCCAAAAATACTGCGGTATCGCGAGCTTGATGAACGAGTTGTAATTCCGCGAGTCCGTCGGCGGCGTATTGATGTTCTTCTCGATATAGGTTTTGCATCCGGCTATCGATTCATCGAGGTATTTCCTGTCGCCGGTGAGATAATACGCATAGAGCTGTTCGCTCCAGAGCGGTATCGTGTTGTAGCCGTTGTTGAGCTTGGCGCTTCCGTCGCGGTTGAGCGCATCGGCGTAGAACACGGGATTACGTCCGCGGAACATAGTATGGAAACCGTGATAGGTGCTCGTGCCGTAAAGCTTCACCGGGCCGTCGAGATCGACCTTCCTGACATAGGCGCTGCCATAATCGGTCGGATGTGTCGGGAAATGCTGCGATCCGCGCGAGAAGAGGAACGCGGATGTCGGCATTACACGCTCATCATAGATGCGTTCATCGCCGGTGAGATAGTACATCTCAAGGAGCGTAAGGAGCGAGGACTGTGATACGGTGTTCTTGTTCTCTATCTGCACGAACCCTTTATGGCGGGCATTCCATCCCGTCGCGGCATCGTTCATGAGAAGCTCGATCATGTTCGCCGCGGCGTCGTATATCGTGCCGCGGAAATTCTTTCGAATGTCGGTCACCTTGAATACATTGAGCGCGATATCGCCGAAGCTTTCGTTCCACGCGCGTTTGGCGGCATACATGCTGAAAGAGAACGTGAACGGTTTTCCCGCCGCCGCCGCGTAGTGTGTTGTTCCCGGCACCGGAGCGAATAACCCGGGCTGCATCTGCTTCTTCTCGTTATAGATCGAGAACGCGGCGAATGAGCGCTCATAGGTCAGCCAGCCGAATTCCTCTTCTTTGAGATTCGCCGTAAGCGCATAGGTCATGGCGGTGCCGTTTTTCTTCGTCTCCATGAGCGAAAGCGGTGCGGTCGCTGTGCACGAGGGAGTGATGCTTATTTCATTGGGAAAACGCCGTGCCTGATAATAGTACGGCAGAAGGAAATAGCTGCACTCATCCTGCGTTATCGGCGCGAAGGCAAAGGCGCCGCAGGTGGCAAAGCCGTTCCCTTTCGGTGTGACCGATACCGTGACGAAGGGGACATCGCTCTCAAAGGCGTAGGTGATGTCCGCAGTGAAGTATGTTGTCTCTTTCCGGAGCACGACCTTTTTCGCATCGCGCGATATCACGGAAGCGCCGTAGAAATAAACTTTCACCGGTGATGATATGAAGGGGTTCTGTACCTGCGCGGGGCCGGACCATTCTTCCGTTTTTGTCCGGAGCGTTACCTGCGTGATGAAATAGGGAAAATGCGATCGCCGCCCGTCATACACGGCGCCGTTCTCGGGATTGAAGAGATAGACGAAATAGTTGTGGCGTGCTTCCGAGAGAACGCCGTCCTTTGTCTGGACCGCGGGTGCGATGACGGTTTCTCCGGCAGCGTCAAAGCTTTGGAAGATAAGCCGGTATTGCCCGTTATCGATGCGGCATACTTCCTTCCCTTGTGTGCTCGGCATGGACTTGTAGATGAGATCGGCATTGTTGTAGTCGCATGTGCGTTCGGGCGTCTTGTGGTCGACGTTCTCCCGTGCGCCGTTGCCGCTCGGTG
It contains:
- a CDS encoding FAD-dependent oxidoreductase is translated as MDTYSLTRTIPLNDEYDVIVLGGGPAGCTAAMAAAREGAKTLLIEGTGALGGMGTLGLVPAWCPFSDLEKMIYRGLAEKVFTRARESVRHEPSSKMDWVAIDAEHLKRVYDDMVTSYGASVLFHTSVSAVEAAHGTVKTIVVSNKSGLSAYQAGVYIDCTGDADIAAWAGAQFHQGDTNGETMPATLCMLLSNVDEYAYRFGDNLYAGNKNSPVYAIVNSGKYPRIKDTHMCTNIVGPGTVGLNAGHLWDVDATDPASVSAALIEGRKLAADIRNALAEYHPAFRNAHLVSTGSLLGIRESRRIVGDYNLTLDDYLARRSFDDEICRNSYFIDIHTAKDEIEKTKTENVVEHRFERYKKGESHGVPYRSLLPKGIFNVIVAGRSISCDRIVQGSVRVMPVCLAMGEAAGAAGAMAVRAKGDVHAVDTKKLRARLKEEGAYLP